ACCCATTCGACGAGGAGATGTACCGGTGGTCAATCAGCAGTGGATCGATAGCCTGACGACAGCGCGGGGAGTGAAGGCACGAGGTGCGGCCGGGGTCGGCGCCACACCGCACCCGGGAGCGACTCCGTCTCCCGATCAGGTCATCGCGGGCCTGAAGGCGACCAGCGGTGGTGAGGACCTGGTCCAGCTGCTCAGCCCGGAGGGTGAGTACCACCCCCACCCGGACTACCCGCTCGAGGTGTCGGCTGAACTGCTCCAGGGTCTGTACCGCGACATGGTGCTGGTGCGCCGATTCGACCGTGAGGGCAACGCCCTGCAACGTCAGGGGCAGCTGTCGATCTGGGTGCCGCTGCTGGGCCAGGAGGCCGCCCAGATCGGTGCCGGCCGGGCGATGCAGCCGCAGGACATGGCGTTCCCGTCCTACCGCGAGCACGGCGTCGCCTGGTGCCGCGGCATCGACCCGACCCAACTGCTCGGCCTGTTCCGCGGCGTCGAGCACACCAACTGGGATCCGCACGAGACCCGGTTCAGTGGCTACTGCATCGTCATCGGCAACCAGGTCATCAACGCCACCGGATACGCCATGGGGCAGCGGCTCGACGGCCTGGTCGGCCCGGCCGGGCCGACCTCCCGGCCGTCGGAGGCCACCATCGCCTTCTTCGGCGACGGGGCGACCAGCCAGGGTGACGTGCACGAGGCCATGGTCTTCGCGGCCGCCTACGACTCGCCCGTCGTCTTCTACTGCCAGAACAATCAGTGGGCCATCTCCGAGCCGGTCGAACGGCAGTCCCGGGTGCCGCTGTTCCACCGCGCCCGCGGGTACGGATTCCCGGGCATCCGGGTCGACGGCAACGACGTGCTGGCGTGCCTGGCCGCGACCAGGTGGGCGCTGGACGAGTGCCGCACCGGCAACGGGCCCGTGATGATCGAGGCCTTCACCTACCGGATGGACGCGCACACCACGTCCGACGATCCGACCCGTTACCGGCAGGCCGACGAGGCCCAGGCCTGGAAGCTGCTCGACCCGATCGAGCGGGTCAAGGTGCACCTGGCCCGCACCGGGATGGCCGATTCGTCGTTCTTCGATGCGGTCGACGCCGAGGCCGACGAGCTCGCGGCCCGGTTCCGCGCGTTCTGCGTGGCGATGCCGGTCCCGCCGCCCGAGCGGATGCTCAGCCACGTCTATTCCGAACCGAACCACCAGATCGAGGAGCAGCAGGCCGAACTCCTGGCCTACCTGGCCGGCTTTGCGGACGAGGAGGTGTCCCGATGACGCAGACGAGCAATGGGGCCGCATCCGGCACCTCGACCACTTTGGCCAAGTCGATCAACATGGGGCTGCGGGCCAGCATGGAGAACGACCCCAAGGTGCTGATCATGGGGGAGGACGTGGGCAAGCTGGGCGGAGTCTTCCGGGTCACCGACGGGTTGCAGAAGGACTTCGGCGAGCACCGGGTGATCGACACCCCGCTCGCCGAGTCCGGGATCGTCGGGACCGCAGTCGGCCTGGCCATGCGTGGCTACCGCCCGGTCACCGAGATCCAGTTCGACGGTTTCGTCTTCCCGGCCTTCGACCAGATCATCTCGCAGGTCGCCAAGATGACCTTCCGGACGCAGGGCAAGGTCCGGATGCCGATGGTGATCCGGATTCCCTACGGCGGTGGGATCGGCGCCGTCGAGCACCATGCCGAGGCCCCGGAGTCGTTCTTCTGTCACATCGCCGGGTTGCGGGTGGTGACCTGCTCCAACGCTTCCGACGCCTACTTCATGATCCAGGAGGCCATCGCCTCCGACGATCCGGTCGTGTTCTTCGAACCGAAGCGCCGGTACTGGGAGAAGGCCCCGCTGGACGTCAACGCCGCCCCGGCGACGACGTTCTCCACGGTGGTCCGCCGGCCGGGCACGGACGTGACCGTGGTGTCCTACGGTCCGTCGATGCCGGTGCTGCGCTCGGCGGCCGATGCCGCCGCCACCGAGGGTCGCTCGCTGGAGATCGTCGAGCTCAGGTCACTGTCCCCGCTGGACCTCGCCCCCCTGCTGGAGTCGGTGCGCAAGACCGGCCGGTTGGTGGTGGTCAGCGAGGCGCCGCGCGAATCGTCGATCACCAGCGACATCGCCGCCCGGGTGATGGAGGAGGCGTTCTACTCGATGGCCGCGCCGGTACTGCGGGTCGCCGGTCTGGACGTGCCGTATCCGCCGAGCAAGCTCGAGGACTACTACCTACCGGATCTCGACAAAGTCCTGGACGCGGTCGACCGCGTCCTGGCCTACTGAGGAACCCTGCCGAACATGACGAACATCCAGACGTTTCCGATGCCCGACGTGGGCGAAGGCCTCACCGAGGCCGAGATCCTGGCCTGGCACGTCGCCGTGGGCGACACGGTGACGGTCAACCAGATCATGGTCGAGATCGAGACGGCCAAGGCGGCGGTCGAACTCCCGTCCCCGTACGCCGGTCGGGTCACGGCGCTGCTCGTCGAACCCGGCGTGACGGTCGACGTCGGCACCCCGATCATCAGCATCGACACCGAACCCGGCGGGTCGTCCGCCCCCGCTCCCGAGGCGCCAACGGCTGAGAACGGCGGGGCCAAGATCGGGGAGATGACGGCCGACGGCCGGATCGCCACGCTCGTCGGCTACGTGTCGGCCGCGCCGGCTTCGGCCCGGCGGGCCCGCAAGGGCGAGATGCGGCCGGTCGACGACCTCGGCTTCGATCTCGCGCGCGTCCCGAAGAGCGCGGCATCGTTCGCCCCCAAGGCCACGCCGCCCGTGCGCAAGCTGGCCAAGGACCTCGGGGTCGATCTGTCCACGGTCAGCCCGGGCCGCGCGGACGGTGTCATCTCCCGGACCGAGGTCGAGGCGGCCGCCGCACCGACGGCCCCGGTCGCGACCACGACGGCCGCCGCTCCGGCGACATCAGTTGCGGCGACACCTGTTCCGGCGACACCGGTTGCGGCGTCACCTGGGTCGACCGTCCCGCCGGTGCCGGCCGGGAGTGGTTCGCACCCACGGGAGACGCGGGTGCCGGTCAAGGGCGTCCGGAAGATGATGGCCCAGGCCATGGTGGCGTCCGCCTTCACCGTGCCGCACGTCACCGAGTTCCTGACCGTCGACGTCACCCCGATGATGGAGCTCCGCGAACGGCTGCGGAAGCGGCCCGACTTCTCCGACATCAAACTGAGCCCGCTGGCCTTCGCCGCCCGGGCGGTCTGCCTGGCCGCCCGTCGGACACCGGAGATCAACTCGGTCTGGGCCGGTGACAGCGGCGAGGTCGTCTACCGGAACTACGTCAACCTGGGCATCGCCGCGGCCACTCCGCGTGGCCTGATCGTTCCGGTGATCCCGGACGCCGATCAGCTGGACCTGCGCGGTCTGGCCGCCGCCCTGGGCGGGCTGACCGACAAGGCCAGAGCCGGGAAGACGTTGCCGGCGGAGATGGCCGGCGGCACCTTCACCATCACGAACGTCGGCATTTTCGGCGTGGACACCGGAACCCCGATCATCAACCCGGGCGAATCGGCGATCCTGGCCCTCGGGTCGATCAAGGACGCGCCGTGGGTGGTCGACGGGCAGCTGGCGGTCCGCAAGGTGTGCCAGCTGGCGCTCTCGTTCGACCATCGGGTCATCGACGGTCAGCAGGGTTCACAGTTCCTGGCCGACGTCGGTGCCTTGCTGGCCGACCCCGGTCTGGCTCTGGCGTTCTGATCGCGGGCCGGTGAAGCTCAAGCTCGACCTGCACGAGATCTACAACTCGGGTCGGGACATCGACCGGGCCCTGCGCGCGATCATCGACGAGGCGGTGGCCAAGAAGGCGCCGCTCGTCGAGATCATCCCGGGCAAGGGATCGGGTGCACTGAAGAAGCACGTGCTCCGGTTCCTGGCCCAGAAGGACGTGAAGGCGCTCTACCACCGGGTGGAGAAGGATTCCGACAACTTCGGCCGGGTCTTCGTCCACTTCCGCTGGAAATGACGAGCGGCCGGGCGGTGCGGTGAGTTACGCCTCACGGGCCGCTTGGTCTCCGACGGCCCGTGGTCCCGGCCTGACAGCATGGTCGGCATGACAGAAGACTCGTCAACTGCCCCGACCGGATCGACGCCGGCCGCCTCCGATTCGGCCGACCGACAGCGCCGGCGAGGATTGGCCTTGCTCAAGGCCATCGACCGCAACGCCCGGCCCGACCTGAAGAAGGCGGTACCGGCCGTCCTGATCACCATGATCGCCTTCGTCGTCGGAGAGCGGCTGGGCGGTCTGGGCCGCACGACGGCAGCGGTGTTCACCTTCTTCGGGCACCGCGTCGACGTCGAACCGGGTTACCTGACGGTGATCGTCGTCGCCCTGGCCGTGGTCTTCGTGCTCGCCGGAGCGCTGGCCACCCGGTCGGTGGCTCGTGAACTGGCCCGGGTGACCACCAACAAGGCGGGCCTGGCCGCTGCGTCCGCCATCCGCCTGATCATCACCATCGTCGGCTACCTCACCGTGGCGCTCGGCCTGCTCGGCCTGCTGAACATCGATCTGGGCAACCTGCTGGTCGGCGGGGCCGTCACGGGCGTCGTCATCGGCATCGCGGCCCAGCAGACGCTGGGCAACTTCTTCGCCGGACTGGTGCTGCTGTTCGCCCGGCCCTACGTCCCCGGCACCCGGGTCAAGGTGCGGACCGGTGCGCTCGGGGGGCCGTTCGAGGGCGTGATCGTGGCCGCCGGCCTGCTCTACACGACGATCGAGACCGATGACGAGGGCCCGATCAGCATGCCCAATTCGGGTCTGCTGGCCGCGGCTATCGGCCCGGCGCCGGAGCGGAAGCCGGACGAGCAGGACGGCCGGCCCGAGGAGGAGGAGCAGGCGGCCGACGAAGCCGGGCGGCGCGCCCCGGCGGTCGGGGGGCCGCCTCGTCTTGGAGAGCTTTCGCCGGACGTATGAGGGTAAGAGTCCTGATTAGCCTTTGATTCGGCGGTGTGTGACGCGCTTCACCGGCGAATCGGGTAACGAAAAGGGGGGCCGGAACGTCATACAAGGTGTCAGAGACAGCAAGCCCGGCGGTGGCACCGAAGAAGAGGCCGTCGGCAGTACTGCAACACCCGTAAGGACGGAACATCATGAGCCGCATCACGAACGCCATCCGCAACAACCGCGAGATCTCCCGCAACCGTCGCGAGATCGGTCGCGCCATCGAGCGCGCCGCCACCCCTGCGATGCGTGACGAGATCATCCTGATGGCCCAGCGCCAGGGCTACACCCGCTGATCGGACGCCCAGCCGGCCGCATTGTGGCCGGCCGGAGTGGTCGC
This window of the Nakamurella panacisegetis genome carries:
- a CDS encoding mechanosensitive ion channel domain-containing protein encodes the protein MTEDSSTAPTGSTPAASDSADRQRRRGLALLKAIDRNARPDLKKAVPAVLITMIAFVVGERLGGLGRTTAAVFTFFGHRVDVEPGYLTVIVVALAVVFVLAGALATRSVARELARVTTNKAGLAAASAIRLIITIVGYLTVALGLLGLLNIDLGNLLVGGAVTGVVIGIAAQQTLGNFFAGLVLLFARPYVPGTRVKVRTGALGGPFEGVIVAAGLLYTTIETDDEGPISMPNSGLLAAAIGPAPERKPDEQDGRPEEEEQAADEAGRRAPAVGGPPRLGELSPDV
- a CDS encoding alpha-ketoacid dehydrogenase subunit beta translates to MTQTSNGAASGTSTTLAKSINMGLRASMENDPKVLIMGEDVGKLGGVFRVTDGLQKDFGEHRVIDTPLAESGIVGTAVGLAMRGYRPVTEIQFDGFVFPAFDQIISQVAKMTFRTQGKVRMPMVIRIPYGGGIGAVEHHAEAPESFFCHIAGLRVVTCSNASDAYFMIQEAIASDDPVVFFEPKRRYWEKAPLDVNAAPATTFSTVVRRPGTDVTVVSYGPSMPVLRSAADAAATEGRSLEIVELRSLSPLDLAPLLESVRKTGRLVVVSEAPRESSITSDIAARVMEEAFYSMAAPVLRVAGLDVPYPPSKLEDYYLPDLDKVLDAVDRVLAY
- a CDS encoding dihydrolipoamide acetyltransferase family protein, coding for MTNIQTFPMPDVGEGLTEAEILAWHVAVGDTVTVNQIMVEIETAKAAVELPSPYAGRVTALLVEPGVTVDVGTPIISIDTEPGGSSAPAPEAPTAENGGAKIGEMTADGRIATLVGYVSAAPASARRARKGEMRPVDDLGFDLARVPKSAASFAPKATPPVRKLAKDLGVDLSTVSPGRADGVISRTEVEAAAAPTAPVATTTAAAPATSVAATPVPATPVAASPGSTVPPVPAGSGSHPRETRVPVKGVRKMMAQAMVASAFTVPHVTEFLTVDVTPMMELRERLRKRPDFSDIKLSPLAFAARAVCLAARRTPEINSVWAGDSGEVVYRNYVNLGIAAATPRGLIVPVIPDADQLDLRGLAAALGGLTDKARAGKTLPAEMAGGTFTITNVGIFGVDTGTPIINPGESAILALGSIKDAPWVVDGQLAVRKVCQLALSFDHRVIDGQQGSQFLADVGALLADPGLALAF
- a CDS encoding Smr/MutS family protein — encoded protein: MKLKLDLHEIYNSGRDIDRALRAIIDEAVAKKAPLVEIIPGKGSGALKKHVLRFLAQKDVKALYHRVEKDSDNFGRVFVHFRWK
- the pdhA gene encoding pyruvate dehydrogenase (acetyl-transferring) E1 component subunit alpha — translated: MKARGAAGVGATPHPGATPSPDQVIAGLKATSGGEDLVQLLSPEGEYHPHPDYPLEVSAELLQGLYRDMVLVRRFDREGNALQRQGQLSIWVPLLGQEAAQIGAGRAMQPQDMAFPSYREHGVAWCRGIDPTQLLGLFRGVEHTNWDPHETRFSGYCIVIGNQVINATGYAMGQRLDGLVGPAGPTSRPSEATIAFFGDGATSQGDVHEAMVFAAAYDSPVVFYCQNNQWAISEPVERQSRVPLFHRARGYGFPGIRVDGNDVLACLAATRWALDECRTGNGPVMIEAFTYRMDAHTTSDDPTRYRQADEAQAWKLLDPIERVKVHLARTGMADSSFFDAVDAEADELAARFRAFCVAMPVPPPERMLSHVYSEPNHQIEEQQAELLAYLAGFADEEVSR